The following proteins are encoded in a genomic region of Streptomyces sp. SLBN-31:
- a CDS encoding ATP-binding protein translates to MDNHGRGSGSRPEDEGQDPLDPGPPDPLPYEGVWRFTAPAVDASVPQARHAVRDLLYRQGVPVSDDLVHGLLLIVSELATNAVKHAALLSPMLAVEVAVGAEWVRVSVEDNHPYRPTALEADHGGEGGRGLLLVAEVTREAGGVCEVAHTASGGKVIWAALPLKPARVP, encoded by the coding sequence ATGGACAACCACGGGCGCGGGTCAGGCTCGCGCCCAGAGGACGAGGGGCAGGACCCCCTCGATCCCGGCCCGCCGGATCCGCTGCCGTACGAAGGCGTCTGGCGGTTCACCGCTCCCGCCGTCGACGCCTCGGTCCCGCAGGCACGGCACGCCGTACGGGACCTGCTGTACCGCCAGGGCGTGCCCGTCTCCGACGACCTGGTGCACGGCCTGCTGCTGATCGTCTCGGAGCTGGCCACGAACGCGGTCAAGCACGCGGCGCTGCTGTCGCCGATGCTCGCCGTGGAGGTGGCCGTCGGCGCCGAGTGGGTGCGGGTGTCCGTGGAGGACAACCACCCCTATCGCCCCACCGCCCTGGAGGCCGACCACGGGGGTGAGGGCGGCCGGGGGCTGCTTCTCGTCGCCGAGGTCACCCGGGAGGCGGGCGGGGTCTGCGAAGTCGCGCACACGGCGAGCGGCGGCAAGGTGATCTGGGCCGCCCTGCCGCTCAAACCCGCGCGCGTGCCGTGA
- a CDS encoding sugar phosphate nucleotidyltransferase — protein MIGLVLAAGAGRRLRPYTDSLPKALVPVGPAGIEGEPTVLDLTLGNFAEIGLTEVAVIVGYRKEAVYERKAALEAKYGLKLTLIDNDKAEEWNNAYSLWCGRDALKDGVILANGDTVHPVSVEKTLLAARGEGRRIILALDTVKNLADEEMKVVVDPAKGMTRITKLMDPAEATGEYIGVTLIEGDAAPELADALKTVWETDPQQFYEHGYQELVNRGFRIDVAPIGDVEWVEIDNHDDLARGREIACQY, from the coding sequence ATGATCGGCCTCGTGCTGGCGGCCGGCGCCGGACGGCGTCTGCGCCCCTACACCGACAGCCTTCCCAAGGCGCTGGTGCCGGTGGGGCCCGCGGGCATAGAGGGCGAACCCACGGTCCTCGACCTGACCCTCGGCAACTTCGCCGAGATCGGTCTGACCGAGGTCGCGGTCATCGTCGGCTACCGCAAGGAGGCCGTGTACGAGCGCAAGGCGGCGCTGGAGGCGAAGTACGGCCTCAAGCTCACCCTCATCGACAACGACAAGGCCGAGGAGTGGAACAACGCCTACTCCCTGTGGTGCGGCCGTGACGCCCTCAAGGACGGCGTGATCCTCGCCAACGGCGACACCGTCCACCCGGTCTCCGTCGAGAAGACGCTGCTCGCCGCGCGCGGCGAGGGCCGTCGCATCATCCTCGCCCTGGACACGGTCAAGAACCTTGCCGACGAGGAGATGAAGGTCGTCGTCGACCCCGCGAAGGGCATGACGAGGATCACCAAGCTGATGGACCCGGCCGAGGCGACCGGCGAGTACATCGGCGTGACGCTCATCGAGGGCGACGCCGCCCCCGAGCTGGCCGACGCCCTCAAGACGGTCTGGGAGACCGACCCGCAGCAGTTCTACGAGCACGGGTACCAGGAGCTCGTGAACCGCGGCTTCCGGATCGACGTGGCGCCGATCGGCGACGTCGAGTGGGTCGAGATCGACAACCATGACGATCTCGCCCGCGGACGGGAGATCGCGTGCCAGTACTGA
- a CDS encoding cation diffusion facilitator family transporter, whose amino-acid sequence MGAGHDHGHTHAPPTGTAAAAYRGRLRVALSITLTVMVLEIVGGVLADSLALIADAAHMATDALGLGMALLAIHFANRPATGNRTFGYARAEILAALANCLLLLGVGGYVLYEAIQRFVTPADTAGGLTVLFGTIGLVANMISLTLLVRGQAESLNVRGAFLEVAADALGSLAVIVAALVILATGWQAADPIASLVIGLMIVPRTVKLLRETLDVLLESAPKDVDMTEVRAHILALDGVEDVHDLHAWTITSGMPVLSAHVVVRSDVLSAIGHEKMLHELQECLGDHFDVEHCTFQLEPSGHAEHEAKLCH is encoded by the coding sequence ATGGGGGCTGGGCACGATCACGGGCACACACACGCGCCGCCCACCGGCACGGCGGCCGCGGCCTACCGCGGACGGCTGCGGGTGGCGCTGTCGATCACGCTCACCGTCATGGTGCTCGAGATCGTCGGCGGGGTGCTGGCGGACTCCCTGGCGCTGATCGCGGACGCCGCGCACATGGCGACCGACGCGCTGGGCCTCGGCATGGCGCTGCTGGCCATCCACTTCGCCAACCGCCCGGCGACCGGCAACCGCACCTTCGGCTACGCCCGGGCCGAGATCCTCGCCGCGCTGGCCAACTGCCTGCTGCTGCTCGGCGTCGGGGGTTACGTCCTGTACGAGGCGATCCAGCGGTTCGTCACCCCGGCCGACACCGCGGGCGGACTGACCGTCCTGTTCGGCACGATCGGCCTGGTCGCGAACATGATCTCTCTCACGCTGCTGGTGCGCGGCCAGGCGGAGAGCCTGAACGTGCGCGGCGCCTTCCTGGAGGTCGCGGCGGACGCGCTGGGCTCGCTCGCGGTGATCGTCGCGGCGCTGGTGATCCTGGCCACGGGCTGGCAGGCCGCCGACCCCATCGCGTCCCTCGTCATCGGCCTGATGATCGTGCCGCGCACCGTCAAGCTGCTGCGCGAGACCCTGGACGTCCTGCTGGAGTCGGCGCCCAAGGACGTCGACATGACCGAGGTGCGGGCGCACATCCTCGCCCTGGACGGTGTGGAGGACGTCCACGACCTGCACGCCTGGACCATCACCTCGGGCATGCCCGTGCTGTCGGCGCACGTGGTCGTACGCTCCGACGTGCTCAGCGCGATCGGCCACGAGAAGATGCTGCACGAGCTTCAGGAGTGCCTCGGCGACCACTTCGACGTGGAGCACTGCACCTTCCAGCTGGAGCCGAGCGGGCACGCCGAGCACGAGGCGAAGCTGTGCCACTGA
- the idi gene encoding isopentenyl-diphosphate Delta-isomerase — protein sequence MPITPATATHSPSNGTSDAILLELVDEDGVTIGTAEKLAAHQPPGRLHRAFSVFLFDEHGRLLLQQRALGKYHSPGVWSNTCCGHPYPGEAPFAAAARRTFEELGVSPSLLAEAGTVRYNHPDPDSGLVEQEYNHLFVGMVQSPLRPDPEEVGATAFVTPAELAERHEKDPFSAWFMTVLDAARPAVRELTGPSAGW from the coding sequence ATGCCGATCACACCTGCCACCGCGACGCACAGTCCGTCGAACGGCACCTCAGACGCGATTCTGCTGGAACTGGTCGACGAGGACGGCGTCACGATCGGCACCGCGGAGAAGCTCGCCGCCCACCAGCCACCGGGCCGGCTGCACCGGGCGTTCTCCGTCTTCCTCTTCGACGAGCACGGCCGGCTGCTGCTGCAGCAGCGGGCCCTGGGCAAGTACCACTCCCCCGGTGTGTGGTCCAACACCTGCTGCGGCCACCCCTACCCCGGCGAGGCGCCCTTCGCGGCGGCGGCCCGGCGCACGTTCGAGGAGCTGGGCGTCTCGCCTTCGCTGCTGGCCGAGGCGGGCACGGTCCGCTACAACCACCCGGACCCGGACTCGGGCCTGGTGGAGCAGGAGTACAACCACCTCTTCGTCGGCATGGTGCAGTCCCCGCTGCGGCCCGACCCGGAGGAGGTCGGCGCGACCGCGTTCGTGACCCCCGCCGAGCTCGCCGAGCGGCACGAGAAGGACCCCTTCTCGGCGTGGTTCATGACCGTGCTGGACGCCGCCCGCCCGGCGGTCCGGGAGCTGACGGGCCCGTCGGCCGGCTGGTGA
- a CDS encoding GlxA family transcriptional regulator has translation MRTVLVVLFDDVQSLDVTGPVEVFNGAERHCPGTYRIRTVTADGGPVRTSSGLTLVPDHSFADAPAAHTLLVPGGEGTRRPDPGVVHWLREHGPRAERLVSVCSGALLLAEAGLLDGRRVTSHWSVCARLARDHPSVEVDPDPIFIRDGNLATSAGVTSGIDLALALVEEDTGRDVALSVARHLVVFLRRPGNQAQFSAQLTAQTARREPLREVQQWITEHPGADLSVDALAARARLSPRHFARAFQTETGMTPGRYVDRVRLEHARRLLEETADGVEEISRACGYGTPEAMRRAFVRTLGTAPAEYRRRFHPAPVH, from the coding sequence ATGCGAACCGTGCTGGTCGTCCTCTTCGACGACGTGCAGAGCCTCGACGTCACGGGCCCGGTGGAGGTCTTCAACGGTGCCGAGCGGCACTGCCCGGGCACCTACCGGATCCGCACCGTGACCGCGGACGGCGGGCCCGTGCGCACCTCCAGCGGCCTCACCCTCGTTCCCGACCACTCCTTCGCCGACGCACCGGCCGCGCACACCCTGCTGGTCCCGGGCGGCGAGGGCACCAGGCGGCCCGATCCGGGCGTGGTGCACTGGCTGCGCGAGCACGGGCCGCGGGCCGAGCGGCTGGTCTCCGTGTGCAGCGGTGCGCTGCTGCTCGCCGAGGCGGGACTGCTGGACGGCCGCCGGGTCACCAGCCACTGGTCGGTGTGTGCCCGGCTCGCCCGCGACCACCCGTCCGTCGAGGTCGACCCGGACCCCATCTTCATCCGCGACGGCAACCTCGCCACCTCGGCCGGCGTGACCTCCGGCATCGACCTCGCGCTCGCGCTCGTCGAGGAGGACACCGGCCGTGACGTCGCCCTGTCCGTCGCCCGGCACCTGGTGGTCTTCCTGCGCCGGCCCGGCAACCAGGCGCAGTTCAGCGCCCAGCTCACCGCGCAGACCGCCCGGCGAGAGCCGCTGCGCGAGGTCCAGCAGTGGATCACCGAGCACCCGGGAGCCGACCTGTCGGTCGATGCGCTGGCCGCCCGCGCGCGCCTCTCGCCCCGCCACTTCGCCCGCGCCTTCCAGACCGAGACCGGCATGACGCCAGGCCGCTACGTCGACCGCGTCCGCCTCGAACACGCCCGGCGCCTGCTGGAGGAGACCGCCGACGGCGTCGAGGAGATCTCCCGTGCCTGCGGCTACGGCACCCCGGAGGCGATGCGCCGCGCCTTCGTCCGGACCCTCGGCACCGCACCCGCCGAGTACCGGCGCAGATTCCACCCGGCACCCGTCCACTGA
- the galE gene encoding UDP-glucose 4-epimerase GalE — protein MTWLITGGAGYIGAHVARLMADAGDRVVALDDLSAGFPERLPATVPLVEGSAYDGQLLKRVFAEYDVTGVVHLAARKQVAESVAQPTRYYRENVGGLAALLEAVAGAGIGRFLFSSSAAVYGNPDVDLITEATPCLPVNPYGETKLADEWLVRAAGRAHGITTVCLRYFNVAGAGAPELADTGVFNIVPMVFDRLTRGEAPRIFGDDYPTPDGTCVRDYIHVADLAEAHLAAARTLDTRAGGDLTVNIGRGEGVSVRELITVIGEVTGDRRAPVVEGRRPGDAPRAVASAARAAEELGWTARRGVREMVESAWQGWLHHRSH, from the coding sequence ATGACATGGCTGATCACAGGCGGAGCGGGATACATCGGGGCGCATGTGGCGCGGCTCATGGCCGACGCCGGGGACCGGGTCGTCGCGCTGGACGACCTCTCGGCCGGCTTCCCGGAGCGGCTGCCGGCGACCGTGCCGCTCGTCGAGGGCTCGGCGTACGACGGACAGCTGCTGAAGCGGGTGTTCGCCGAGTACGACGTGACGGGCGTCGTCCATCTCGCGGCGCGCAAGCAGGTCGCCGAGTCGGTGGCGCAGCCCACCCGTTACTACCGGGAGAACGTCGGCGGGCTCGCGGCCCTGCTGGAGGCGGTGGCCGGGGCCGGGATCGGACGGTTCCTGTTCTCCTCCTCGGCGGCCGTGTACGGCAATCCGGACGTCGACCTGATCACCGAGGCCACGCCGTGCCTGCCGGTGAACCCGTACGGCGAGACCAAGCTCGCCGACGAGTGGCTGGTCCGGGCGGCCGGCCGGGCGCACGGCATCACGACGGTGTGCCTGCGCTACTTCAACGTGGCGGGCGCGGGCGCGCCCGAGCTGGCCGACACGGGCGTGTTCAACATCGTCCCGATGGTCTTCGACCGGCTCACCCGGGGCGAGGCCCCGCGGATCTTCGGCGACGACTATCCGACGCCGGACGGCACCTGCGTACGCGACTACATCCATGTCGCCGACCTCGCCGAGGCCCATCTCGCGGCGGCGCGGACGCTGGACACGCGCGCGGGCGGCGATCTGACGGTCAACATCGGCCGCGGTGAGGGCGTCTCGGTGCGCGAACTGATCACGGTCATCGGCGAGGTGACCGGCGACCGCCGTGCGCCGGTCGTCGAGGGGCGCCGTCCCGGCGACGCGCCGCGCGCCGTCGCCTCCGCCGCGCGGGCCGCCGAGGAGCTCGGCTGGACGGCCCGGCGCGGGGTGCGGGAGATGGTCGAGTCGGCCTGGCAGGGCTGGCTGCACCACCGCTCCCACTGA
- a CDS encoding iron-containing alcohol dehydrogenase family protein, whose translation MPVLTRLIPSPLVVDIRPGALEDLAGVLADERISTSGRLAVAVSNGSGARLRERIAPSLPGATWYEVGGGTLDDAVRLAGDIKAGHYDAVVGLGGGKIIDCAKFAAARVGLPLVAVPTNLAHDGLCSPVATLDNDAGRGSYGVPNPIAAVIDLDVIREAPARFVRAGIGDAISNINAIADWELANRVKGEKIDGLAAAMARQAGEAVLRHPGGIGDNNFLQVLAEALVLTGIAMSISGDSRPASGSCHEINHAFDLLYPKRAASHGEQCGLGAAFAMYLRGAHEESAYMAEVLRRHGLPVLPEEIGFTVDEFVRAVEFAPETRPGRYTILEHLDLKTDQIKDTYADYVKAIGS comes from the coding sequence GTGCCAGTACTGACCCGGCTCATCCCCTCGCCGCTCGTCGTGGACATCCGCCCGGGTGCCCTCGAAGATCTGGCGGGCGTGCTGGCCGACGAGCGCATCTCCACCTCCGGACGGCTCGCCGTCGCCGTCAGCAATGGCTCCGGTGCCCGCCTGCGCGAGCGGATCGCTCCCTCGCTGCCCGGCGCGACCTGGTACGAGGTCGGCGGAGGCACCCTCGACGACGCGGTGCGGCTGGCCGGCGACATAAAGGCCGGCCACTACGACGCGGTCGTCGGCCTCGGTGGCGGCAAGATCATCGACTGCGCGAAGTTCGCCGCGGCGCGGGTCGGCCTGCCCCTGGTCGCCGTACCGACCAACCTCGCGCACGACGGCCTGTGTTCACCGGTCGCCACCCTCGACAACGACGCGGGTCGCGGCTCCTACGGCGTGCCCAACCCGATCGCGGCCGTCATCGACCTCGATGTCATCCGCGAGGCGCCCGCGCGTTTCGTGCGCGCGGGCATCGGCGACGCGATCTCCAACATCAACGCGATCGCGGACTGGGAACTGGCGAACCGGGTCAAGGGCGAGAAGATCGACGGTCTCGCCGCGGCGATGGCCCGCCAGGCCGGCGAGGCGGTGCTCCGCCACCCCGGCGGCATCGGGGACAACAACTTCCTCCAGGTGCTCGCGGAGGCGTTGGTCCTCACCGGCATCGCGATGTCGATCTCCGGTGACTCCCGGCCCGCCTCGGGCTCCTGTCACGAGATCAACCACGCCTTCGACCTGCTCTACCCCAAGCGCGCCGCGAGCCACGGCGAGCAGTGCGGCCTCGGCGCCGCCTTCGCGATGTACCTGCGCGGCGCGCACGAGGAGTCGGCGTACATGGCCGAGGTGCTGCGCCGGCACGGGCTGCCGGTGCTGCCGGAGGAGATCGGCTTCACGGTGGACGAGTTCGTCCGGGCCGTGGAGTTCGCTCCGGAGACCCGGCCCGGCCGCTACACCATCCTCGAACACCTCGACCTGAAAACCGACCAGATCAAGGACACATACGCCGACTATGTCAAGGCCATCGGTAGCTGA
- a CDS encoding DJ-1/PfpI family protein: MQIAIVLFDGFTALDAVGPYETLGRLPDSETVFVAERTGPVRTDNAHLALTADRTLAEVPSPDVVVVPGGPGQTGQMDNEALLGWIRAADATSTFTTSVCTGSLLLAAAGLLEGRRATSHWLALDELKRLGAEPTGERVVADGKYVTAAGVSSGIDMGLALVGRIAGDFVAQAVQLGIEYDPQPPYDAGAPQKAPADVVELMRSRSRFILGREEPR, encoded by the coding sequence ATGCAGATCGCGATCGTCCTCTTCGACGGCTTCACCGCCCTCGACGCCGTGGGACCGTACGAGACACTCGGCCGACTGCCCGACTCCGAGACGGTGTTCGTCGCCGAACGCACCGGCCCGGTCCGCACCGACAACGCCCACCTGGCGCTCACCGCCGACCGCACCCTGGCCGAGGTGCCGAGCCCCGACGTCGTGGTCGTGCCCGGCGGTCCCGGGCAGACCGGGCAGATGGACAACGAGGCGCTGCTCGGCTGGATCCGCGCCGCCGACGCCACCAGCACCTTCACGACGTCGGTGTGCACCGGCTCCCTGCTGCTCGCCGCGGCGGGCCTGCTCGAGGGACGCCGGGCCACCTCGCACTGGCTGGCTCTCGACGAGCTGAAGAGGCTCGGCGCCGAGCCGACGGGGGAGCGGGTCGTGGCCGACGGCAAGTACGTCACCGCCGCCGGGGTGTCCTCCGGCATCGACATGGGGCTCGCCCTGGTGGGCCGGATCGCCGGCGACTTCGTGGCGCAGGCCGTACAGCTGGGCATCGAGTACGACCCGCAGCCGCCCTATGACGCGGGGGCCCCGCAGAAGGCGCCCGCGGACGTCGTGGAGCTGATGCGCTCGCGCAGCCGGTTCATCCTCGGCCGGGAAGAGCCCAGGTGA
- a CDS encoding DUF5941 domain-containing protein: MSTAILTGQPVPGSSIEGDLRSLGFDVRIASDAADAETLLAQVPGGKRVAVVDPRFVGHLHALRLGLTDPRFDLAAIPGAVTAQPAGRQALTRAMARENSAGGGTALAVDSLADRVVAALDADGAGVHRPELGSLIAAVPADPQARNEARQAVADVDDEAVRLKSAVKARDGFFTTFFISPYSRYIARWCARRGLTPNQVTTASLLTALIAAACAATGTRPGFVAAGVLLIASFVLDCTDGQLARYSLQYSTLGAWLDATFDRAKEYAYYAGLALGAARGGDDVWALALGAMILQTCRHVVDFSFNEANHDATANTSPTAALSDKLDSVGWTVWVRRMIVLPIGERWAMIAVLTAVTTPRITFYVLLVGCAFAATYTTAGRVLRSLTRKARRTDRAALALADLADNGPLATLVARATRVRLGNPLLVAAAGTVVLAVSLFSGATWAPVAGAVVYTVTAGQALCRPLKGALDWLVPPLFRAAEYGTALVLAAHADVNGALPAAFGLVAAVAYHHYDTVYRIRGDAGAPPAWLTRAIGGHEGRTLLVTVLAAVLTASQFKVALTVLAVAVALVVLVESIRFWVSSGAPAVHDEGEPA, encoded by the coding sequence TTGTCGACCGCCATCCTCACCGGTCAGCCGGTCCCCGGATCGTCGATCGAGGGCGATCTGCGGTCCCTCGGCTTCGACGTACGGATCGCCTCCGACGCCGCCGACGCCGAGACCCTGCTCGCCCAGGTACCCGGCGGCAAGCGGGTCGCCGTCGTCGACCCCCGCTTCGTCGGACACCTGCACGCGCTGCGCCTCGGCCTCACCGACCCGCGCTTCGACCTCGCCGCGATCCCGGGCGCGGTCACCGCGCAGCCGGCCGGCCGTCAGGCGCTGACCCGCGCGATGGCCCGTGAGAACTCCGCCGGCGGCGGTACGGCCCTCGCGGTGGACAGCCTCGCCGACCGCGTGGTCGCCGCCCTGGACGCGGACGGCGCCGGTGTCCACCGCCCCGAACTCGGCAGCCTGATAGCCGCCGTTCCCGCCGACCCGCAGGCCCGCAACGAGGCACGGCAGGCCGTCGCGGACGTCGACGACGAGGCCGTACGCCTGAAGTCCGCCGTAAAGGCCCGCGACGGCTTCTTCACCACGTTCTTCATCAGCCCCTACTCCCGCTACATCGCCCGCTGGTGCGCCCGCCGCGGCCTGACCCCCAACCAGGTCACCACGGCCTCCCTGCTGACCGCGCTGATCGCGGCGGCCTGCGCGGCCACCGGCACCCGGCCCGGCTTCGTCGCCGCCGGTGTCCTGCTGATCGCGTCCTTCGTACTGGACTGCACCGACGGCCAGTTGGCCCGCTACTCGCTGCAGTACTCCACGCTGGGCGCCTGGTTGGACGCCACCTTCGACCGGGCCAAGGAGTACGCGTACTACGCGGGGCTGGCGTTGGGCGCGGCCCGCGGCGGCGACGACGTGTGGGCCCTGGCCCTCGGCGCGATGATCCTGCAGACCTGCCGGCACGTCGTCGACTTCTCCTTCAACGAGGCCAACCACGACGCGACGGCCAACACCAGCCCCACCGCGGCCCTTTCGGACAAGCTGGACAGCGTCGGCTGGACGGTGTGGGTACGGCGGATGATCGTGCTGCCGATCGGTGAGCGCTGGGCGATGATCGCGGTGCTCACGGCGGTCACCACGCCCCGGATCACCTTCTACGTCCTGCTCGTCGGCTGCGCGTTCGCGGCGACGTACACGACGGCGGGCCGCGTCCTGCGCTCGCTGACCCGCAAGGCGCGGCGCACCGATCGGGCCGCGCTGGCGCTGGCGGACCTCGCGGACAACGGACCGCTCGCCACCCTGGTGGCGCGTGCCACACGCGTCCGCCTCGGCAACCCCCTCCTGGTCGCGGCGGCCGGCACGGTGGTCCTCGCCGTCTCCCTCTTCTCCGGAGCGACCTGGGCGCCCGTCGCCGGAGCCGTCGTCTACACCGTCACCGCCGGTCAGGCCCTGTGCCGCCCCCTCAAGGGCGCCCTCGACTGGCTGGTCCCTCCGCTGTTCCGCGCCGCCGAGTACGGCACCGCCCTGGTCCTGGCCGCCCACGCGGACGTGAACGGGGCCCTGCCGGCGGCTTTCGGCCTGGTGGCGGCCGTCGCCTACCATCACTACGACACGGTGTACCGCATCCGCGGCGACGCCGGAGCGCCCCCGGCCTGGCTGACGCGGGCCATCGGGGGGCACGAAGGACGGACGCTGCTCGTCACCGTCCTGGCCGCGGTGCTCACCGCTTCGCAGTTCAAGGTCGCGCTCACGGTCCTCGCCGTGGCCGTGGCCCTGGTGGTGCTCGTCGAGAGCATCCGCTTCTGGGTGTCCTCCGGGGCCCCCGCCGTACACGATGAAGGAGAACCCGCATGA
- a CDS encoding enoyl-CoA hydratase/isomerase family protein codes for MEPQLLHGVTDAVATVVIHHPAKRNAMTAAMWAALPPLLDDLAADPGVRALVLTGEGGTFCAGADISTLRGSPEEAQGLAVRAEEALAAFPKPTLAAIRGHCVGGGSQLAAACDLRFAEEGALFGVTPAKLGIVYPASSTRRLVSLVGPATAKYLLFSGELIDAGRALRTGLVDEVLPEGELAKRVAEFTRVLVSRSQLTQAAAKEFADGRTDRDAHWTEQMRAGGDTAEGVAAFLERRPPRFTWALPGRG; via the coding sequence ATGGAGCCCCAGCTGCTGCACGGCGTGACCGACGCGGTCGCCACCGTCGTCATCCACCATCCGGCCAAGCGCAACGCCATGACGGCCGCGATGTGGGCGGCCCTGCCGCCGCTCCTCGACGACCTCGCCGCCGACCCGGGCGTACGGGCGCTGGTGCTGACAGGGGAGGGCGGGACGTTCTGCGCCGGCGCCGACATCTCCACCCTGCGCGGGTCACCGGAGGAGGCGCAGGGGCTGGCGGTGCGGGCCGAGGAGGCGCTGGCCGCCTTCCCGAAGCCGACGCTGGCCGCGATCCGGGGGCACTGCGTGGGCGGCGGGTCGCAGCTGGCGGCGGCCTGTGATCTGCGGTTCGCGGAGGAGGGCGCGCTGTTCGGGGTGACGCCGGCGAAACTCGGCATCGTCTACCCGGCCTCCTCCACCCGCCGTCTGGTGTCGCTGGTGGGGCCGGCCACCGCCAAGTACCTGCTGTTCTCCGGCGAGTTGATCGACGCCGGGCGGGCGCTGCGCACCGGCCTCGTGGACGAGGTGCTGCCCGAGGGCGAACTCGCCAAGAGGGTCGCGGAGTTCACCCGGGTCCTGGTGTCCCGCTCCCAGCTCACGCAGGCCGCCGCCAAGGAGTTCGCCGACGGCCGCACCGACCGGGACGCCCACTGGACGGAGCAGATGCGCGCCGGCGGGGACACCGCGGAGGGCGTCGCCGCCTTCCTGGAGCGCCGCCCGCCGCGGTTCACCTGGGCTCTTCCCGGCCGAGGATGA
- a CDS encoding CDP-alcohol phosphatidyltransferase family protein: MSRPSVAELRPVVHPAGVKDRRSGEHWMGRLYMREVSLRVDRYLVNTRVTPNQLTYLMTVFGVLAAPALLVPGIPGAVLGVVCVQMYLLLDCVDGEIARWKKQYSLNGVYLDRVGAYLTDAAVLVGFGLRAADLFGSGRIDWLWAFLGTLAGLGAILIKAETDLVGVARHQAGKPPVQESAAEMRSSGMALARRAAAMLKFHRLILGIEASLLILVLAIADQARGDLFFTRLGVAVLAGIALLQTLLHLVSILASSRLK, translated from the coding sequence ATGTCAAGGCCATCGGTAGCTGAACTCCGTCCGGTCGTCCACCCCGCGGGGGTGAAGGACCGGCGCAGCGGTGAGCACTGGATGGGACGCCTCTACATGCGCGAGGTGTCCCTGCGGGTCGACCGCTACCTGGTGAACACCAGGGTCACGCCCAACCAGCTCACGTACCTGATGACCGTCTTCGGCGTGCTCGCGGCCCCGGCACTGCTCGTGCCGGGGATCCCGGGCGCCGTGCTCGGCGTCGTCTGCGTCCAGATGTACCTGCTCCTGGACTGCGTCGACGGCGAGATCGCGCGCTGGAAGAAGCAGTACTCGCTCAACGGGGTCTATCTGGACCGGGTCGGCGCCTACCTCACCGACGCCGCCGTGCTGGTCGGCTTCGGGCTGCGCGCCGCCGACCTGTTCGGCAGCGGCCGTATCGACTGGCTGTGGGCGTTCCTCGGCACGCTGGCCGGGCTCGGCGCCATCCTGATCAAGGCGGAGACGGACCTGGTCGGCGTGGCCCGGCACCAGGCGGGCAAGCCGCCGGTGCAGGAGTCGGCCGCCGAGATGCGCTCCTCCGGCATGGCCCTGGCGCGCAGGGCCGCGGCGATGCTGAAGTTCCACCGGCTCATCCTCGGCATCGAGGCGTCCCTGCTGATCCTGGTGCTGGCGATCGCCGACCAGGCGCGCGGCGACCTGTTCTTCACCCGGCTCGGCGTGGCCGTACTCGCAGGCATCGCCCTGCTGCAGACCCTGCTGCACCTCGTGTCCATCCTCGCCTCCAGCAGGCTGAAGTGA